The Rhodopirellula islandica genome has a segment encoding these proteins:
- a CDS encoding protein-L-isoaspartate(D-aspartate) O-methyltransferase → MVTSALTPAWSQSPEPNRPSLHPTPSTSDNSLAQPPPLILGQTGSSPTALHDRYAAARRKLVETRIRTAGVTNEAVLKAIETTPRHEFVPSAVRDKAYFDMALPIGSAQTISSPFIVASMTETLDPQPTDKVLEIGTGSGYQAAVLSPLVAEVYSIEIVDELGTRAAGVLNRLGYENVHTRIGDGFLGWPEAEPFDKIIVTCSPESVPVPLVEQLREGGSMIIPVGERYQQTLYRMTKRDGKLVREPLRPTLFVPMTGTAEDARQTLPDPANPKVVNEDFSDPPGADDPEGFVPGWYYGRQVQQIALPASDTDGAEDAGLIRFENETPGLGSHLLQGIAIDGTKVSLIRLSARLRTENVVKGPDADSWPMVAISFYDELRRDLGTFSMGPYRGTRPWREDSRLVRVPRTAREAIVRVGLFGATGSSEFDHVAIEKID, encoded by the coding sequence ATGGTGACCTCGGCACTGACCCCCGCTTGGTCGCAGTCGCCGGAACCGAACCGTCCCTCTCTCCATCCAACTCCATCGACGAGCGACAATTCCTTGGCCCAGCCTCCTCCGTTGATCCTGGGTCAAACTGGCTCCTCACCGACTGCCCTCCACGACCGCTACGCCGCCGCCCGCCGCAAGCTGGTTGAAACCAGGATTCGCACCGCCGGCGTGACCAACGAAGCGGTTCTGAAAGCCATCGAAACCACGCCCCGGCACGAGTTTGTGCCGTCGGCCGTTCGCGACAAAGCCTACTTCGACATGGCCTTGCCGATCGGTTCCGCTCAAACGATCAGCAGCCCCTTCATCGTCGCTTCGATGACCGAAACGCTGGATCCACAACCGACGGACAAGGTGCTCGAAATCGGCACCGGCAGCGGCTACCAGGCCGCCGTGCTGAGTCCCTTGGTGGCGGAAGTCTATTCCATTGAAATTGTCGACGAACTCGGCACCCGTGCCGCTGGCGTGCTCAACCGCCTGGGGTACGAAAACGTCCACACGCGAATCGGCGACGGTTTTCTGGGTTGGCCAGAGGCCGAACCGTTCGACAAAATCATCGTGACGTGCAGCCCCGAATCGGTGCCCGTGCCATTGGTCGAACAACTCCGCGAAGGCGGGTCGATGATCATCCCCGTGGGGGAACGCTACCAACAAACGCTCTACCGGATGACCAAACGCGACGGCAAATTGGTGCGTGAACCCTTGCGTCCCACTTTGTTCGTTCCAATGACGGGCACCGCTGAGGACGCTCGCCAGACGCTCCCAGACCCCGCCAATCCGAAAGTGGTCAACGAAGATTTCTCCGATCCGCCAGGCGCCGATGATCCGGAGGGTTTCGTCCCCGGCTGGTACTACGGCCGGCAAGTCCAGCAAATCGCCTTGCCTGCATCCGACACGGATGGGGCCGAAGACGCTGGGTTGATCCGTTTCGAGAACGAAACCCCTGGATTGGGATCGCACCTGTTGCAGGGCATCGCGATTGACGGAACGAAAGTCTCCTTGATTCGGTTGTCCGCTCGGCTGCGGACAGAAAACGTCGTCAAAGGCCCCGATGCGGATTCGTGGCCAATGGTCGCCATCAGCTTCTACGATGAACTGCGACGTGACCTGGGGACATTTTCGATGGGCCCCTACCGAGGCACTCGCCCCTGGCGGGAAGACAGCCGGTTGGTTCGGGTCCCGCGAACCGCCCGAGAAGCCATCGTGCGAGTCGGGCTGTTTGGCGCGACGGGCAGCTCCGAATTTGATCATGTGGCCATTGAAAAGATCGACTGA